A genome region from Natronobeatus ordinarius includes the following:
- the pyrI gene encoding aspartate carbamoyltransferase regulatory subunit, with translation MSDDHELRVSKIRDGTVIDHIRGGQSLNVLAILGIDGSRGEEVSVGMNVPSDRLARKDIVKVEGHELSQDEVDVLSLIAPDASINIVRDYEVVEKSRVERPDVVEAVLECPNPGCITNADEPVTTTFEVLEDGVRCAYCGTIVREHIASHIQE, from the coding sequence ATGAGCGACGACCACGAACTCCGCGTCAGCAAGATCCGCGATGGAACCGTCATCGACCACATCCGCGGCGGGCAGTCGCTCAACGTCCTCGCGATCCTCGGCATCGACGGGAGTAGAGGCGAGGAGGTCTCCGTCGGCATGAACGTCCCGTCCGACCGGCTCGCGCGCAAAGACATCGTCAAGGTCGAAGGCCACGAACTGAGCCAGGACGAAGTCGACGTCCTCTCGCTGATCGCGCCCGACGCGTCGATCAATATCGTCCGCGACTACGAGGTCGTCGAAAAATCGCGCGTCGAACGGCCCGACGTCGTCGAAGCCGTCCTCGAGTGCCCCAACCCCGGCTGTATCACGAACGCCGACGAGCCGGTCACGACGACCTTCGAGGTGCTCGAGGACGGCGTTCGGTGTGCGTACTGTGGAACGATCGTGCGTGAGCACATCGCCAGCCACATCCAGGAGTGA
- the pyrB gene encoding aspartate carbamoyltransferase, whose amino-acid sequence MRHDHLITSKQLAREDVELVLDRAAEIDADPAAVAERHAGKLLGLLFFEPSTRTKMSFETAMKRLGGDVVDMGSIESSSVKKGESLADTVRVIEGYADALVLRHPREGAAKMASEYVDVPLLNAGDGAGQHPTQTLLDLYTIRQNAGLEDLTIGVMGDLKYGRTVHSLAYTLTNFDAQQHFISPESLQLPREVIYDLHQEGATVREHDGLEAVLPNLDVLYVTRIQRERFPDESEYRQVAGEYQIDLETLEDAADDLTVMHPLPRVDEISPAVDGTDHAAYFEQAHNGVPVRMALLDLLLGDSP is encoded by the coding sequence ATGCGCCACGATCACCTCATCACGAGCAAGCAACTCGCTCGCGAGGACGTCGAGCTCGTCCTCGATCGCGCCGCCGAGATCGACGCCGATCCGGCTGCCGTCGCGGAGCGACACGCGGGGAAGTTGCTCGGCCTCCTCTTTTTCGAGCCGAGCACGCGAACGAAGATGAGCTTCGAGACGGCGATGAAGCGCCTGGGTGGCGACGTCGTCGACATGGGCTCGATCGAGTCCTCGAGCGTCAAGAAAGGCGAGAGCCTCGCCGACACCGTCCGGGTCATCGAGGGCTACGCCGACGCGCTCGTCCTGCGTCACCCGCGAGAGGGAGCGGCGAAGATGGCCAGCGAGTACGTCGACGTGCCGCTTTTGAACGCCGGCGACGGGGCGGGACAGCACCCGACCCAGACCTTACTCGACCTCTACACGATCCGCCAGAACGCCGGCCTCGAGGACCTCACCATCGGCGTCATGGGCGATCTGAAGTACGGCCGGACGGTTCACTCGCTCGCGTACACCCTGACGAACTTCGACGCCCAGCAACACTTCATCAGCCCCGAAAGCCTCCAGTTGCCCCGAGAGGTCATCTACGACCTCCACCAGGAGGGCGCGACGGTCAGGGAACACGACGGGCTCGAGGCGGTCCTCCCGAACCTCGACGTCCTCTACGTCACCCGGATCCAGCGCGAGCGGTTCCCCGACGAGTCCGAGTACCGGCAGGTCGCCGGCGAGTACCAGATCGATCTCGAGACGCTCGAGGACGCAGCCGACGACCTGACCGTGATGCACCCGCTCCCGCGCGTCGACGAGATTTCGCCGGCCGTCGACGGCACCGACCACGCGGCGTACTTCGAACAGGCACACAACGGCGTGCCGGTTCGCATGGCGCTGCTCGACCTCCTCCTGGGTGATTCGCCATGA
- a CDS encoding RAD55 family ATPase translates to MEGRLHTGIDVLDRKLDGGLPPGCVVAYTAAPASQSELLLYELTAARGTLYISTERSDQSIRHAVDSSMARVGTPTVRRIDSQNPLEEATRLIGALPEGANLIVDPMDPLERTDREAYVDFLNALKDRMLETRSIAILHCLKADDQPANRSTTEHVADAVFNLQTRVGATELENFLTIPKYRHGGAPTETIKLQLSERVEIDTSRDIA, encoded by the coding sequence ATGGAGGGTCGGCTGCACACCGGAATCGACGTGTTAGACCGGAAACTCGACGGCGGTCTGCCACCAGGTTGTGTCGTGGCGTACACCGCAGCGCCGGCCAGCCAGTCTGAGCTACTCCTGTACGAACTCACGGCCGCCCGGGGGACGCTTTACATCTCGACCGAGCGCTCCGATCAGTCCATCCGACACGCGGTCGACTCGTCGATGGCCCGAGTCGGGACGCCAACCGTCAGACGGATCGACAGCCAGAATCCGCTCGAGGAAGCCACGCGACTGATCGGCGCGCTCCCGGAGGGGGCGAACCTCATCGTCGATCCGATGGACCCCCTCGAGCGCACGGACCGGGAGGCGTACGTGGACTTTCTCAACGCCCTCAAAGACCGGATGCTCGAAACCCGGAGCATCGCGATCTTGCACTGCCTGAAAGCCGACGATCAGCCCGCGAACCGGTCGACGACCGAGCACGTCGCTGACGCCGTCTTCAACCTCCAGACGCGGGTCGGTGCGACGGAACTCGAGAACTTCCTTACGATTCCCAAGTATCGTCACGGCGGCGCACCCACCGAGACGATCAAGCTCCAGCTCTCAGAGCGGGTCGAGATCGACACGAGTCGCGACATCGCCTGA